The Drosophila bipectinata strain 14024-0381.07 chromosome 3L, DbipHiC1v2, whole genome shotgun sequence region tcgactggacttttttcaatattaattctTTCTGCCTTTTGGCTAGTGGAGAGTCTTCcttcttttattttgtgccttaacatttttttctacgatttttttgtttgattcgCTTTATTCACAAAATTTTTTCCGTCGATTTCGCCGAGCTATaaatttttgcatattttcatTAGTTGTCAGCGCTGCTTTTGATGATTTATGCATGTTTTTGATGCTCTTTCTCCCAGTACCCTGCTGGTCCTTTCTGCATTTACTATGACGGAGACCGACCTCCCCGCGCCGGAACAAGGCcagcaataaaaaataaaacaaacaaacttattaaaaatttagttGGTAAGGCAAAGTTTTTAAGCTAATGAAAATTGCTGCAGTTACGGGAATTTGTTGAACGAGGATAGCATAGCACTGGAATTTTCCATGGATTTAAGGGAGGGAGGTGGTCTTAGTTTTGTGGCTTAAATTAGGGTAGGTTTTTGGCCAATTAAGGCAACGAGTTTGTGGCTACAGTTGCCATTGGTAATATCAGATATTAAACCATAGTTACTTTCATGAAAGGGGTTTAAAAAGAGCAGAAAATTGGAACCAGTCCTACGAATATAAACCATCCATTTTGGTTTGGTGTCGCAAAGCTCAAATGGCTGCTGCTAAAGCTGATTGTGATGTTTTCCAACGCCTCCATTCATGCTTCTGCCCAGGCTTCTGTTTCACATTTTCCACCGACGACTGACGTCTCTAATGATTGTTTGACAAACATGCCAGGATAACCGTCTGCCTTTCTTCCGTCCTTCCTTCCTGGCAGCCAAACTGCCTACTCCCTGGTTTCCGGCTGGTCGAAGCTCTTTATTGAATTCCAACGCGGCGCCTGCCTAGTCCTAGGACCCTAGTCCTTGGTCCCTGGCCTTCGGAGTCCGTGCCTGGGCCGACATGTACAGGATTTTAAAAATGCCACATAGAAGCGCTGAACGCTACGACACGAATTCAAAATTGAAACGACAAAGTAAACGGCAAGAGGTGAGAACTAAGCAGGAAAGTGCACTAAAAGAGTTCCATGCTAACGCTTTGTCCATCGGAAATATTAAGACTTGAGTTTGTTTCCAAGTTTGTGGTGATTTTTGGAGTGTAGGGCGTGGGTGGGAGAGCTGGGAACGCGCCCAAGGAGCCGCTTGAGTTTGACAGTTTTGGGTTATGCTGCGATGAACATGGCCGATATGCTGCCATGCAAATCTCCtcggcaagtggcaagtggagTGTGGCGAGTGTGGCGGGGGTAAGCAGCGATTGAGACTTGAACAAATTAATCGCCATTCGGGGCAGAGCCGACAGGACAGAGTCAGGTTTGACCGAGTTTACACACTCTCCTTTGCATTTTTTGGTCGCTTTTTGGGAAGGTGAGTCGCTCCCGCCACCGACTCGGCGAATTCCCAGTTTGCAAATAAATTAGTTTGCTACGTGAGCGACACAAATCTGAAGTGGGTCTGACAGCGGTCCGCCGGTCCgggaaaatgtttaaaaaatttaagcgtgtgcAACGTATCGATTTGGGACTGACTTTGGCTCCGCTAATTGAAGTGGTTTCAATGTATGGCAATCCCATCAATTATCCGCAGCTAGGAACGCTTTTTCGTGCTGAAGGCAAATGCCTTTTCATTCCACAGGGGAAAATTAGAGTAGTGTTCTGTGTAGTAAAGACCCATTTGATAACCCACCATATTTAAGGTTGTTTTTGTTCCATTCGCACATTAGAGCTAAGCACTCATTAACTTGATGTAGACCTGGAGGGCTTTTTTTTGGGCCCAAAGCCCTGCCAGACCTTTAGTCGGAATCATGCACTTGTCGCTGCCCAAAGTGCTCTGCATCTGCTACATTGTCAGTATCTTCCGAATCCAGAAGCGTGTCTGCAATTTTCTGAGTCTCTACCATGTGCGATTCGACGGGgtcgcaaaaagattccatcAAGGTCAACAGTTCATTTTATACTGTATCTACGCGTACAATCTGTTTTGTCTTTTCCCTTACTGGTTGAACAATGAATCCTTTAGGATAAACCGATACAGCCTTTTCATCTACTTGGGGCCCCTGATCTACTACGTTCAGCACAAGAATGCTATGCTCACAACCCTGAATAAAATGACAGGGGTACACCTGGAGCTCCAGTCCCTCCTGGGCCAGCTCTTCTGTGTGGAGGTAAAGAGGGCTGTTGTCTGTTCCTTGGTAGTGGTCTTCGAAATATTTAGTCTGACCTGCTGGAAGTTGGCTAACTATGATTTCATTCAGCTGATCGTTACAATTGGCTATCCTTTATTTTGGCTCCTGCAGCCGCTGCTGCAAATAAACAGCTACATTTGGCTACTAGCCGTCTATAAGGCCATGCACCCGGTGCTAACTGCCTCCGAGCTCACCCGCAGGGAGCGTTGGAAGATTCTGAAATCATTACTGAAAATCCACCGCAAATTGGGATTCATTCAGAGGGATGTAGCCTCATATTTCATTATGTACCTTATGTCAGTGATGGTGATCCTTTGGGAGTTCTATGCCCGAATACTAATCTTCCAAACAGGCTTTAGTGAGGAGCTCAATAGGCTCATACTAGTGAACCTCAAGCTTTGGCAGATCAAGTACTTGGCACTCATACTCTTCCTGGTCGCTACTTTGCTTTTTGTGATGGCAGACTTCAAGTCCCAGCGGGATAAATTCGTGAAAGGTATGTGGCATTCCGGATTGCTAAATCAAAGAATCTGTGACTTCAGGGAACGCAAAGTATATAGAAGACGCTGCAGGCAGACTCTGGACGTAGTCGATTTGTTGGTAAGCCTTCTccccaaatacaaaaaaaaaagaaaatactaatgaaagaaatCTTAGCTGCGTACTGGAAATGGGCCTAAAGATCTGCTCTGTCCAAATCTATCCCTCATGGAACTTCGAATCAATGAGGATACTTTATTTGTCTTGGAATCGCCAGCGTTTATATTATACCTTGTTCTGTTGAGTTTTATGGCTTGCCTTATTCCTTTCGTGGCTATCTTAAACGGATTTCAATTATCCTTGGAATATTCGCCTCAAATGGAATATTTCTGCAACTATGCCTCTAACTATACGTTTTCAAATTATACGCCGCCGCTTTCCGTAATGCTGAGCTGGGCATTAGGCGAATAAAATCAACAAGCCTGGACACTTGCCAGAACTCTCGAGAAATAATTATGCAAAGCACGTTTGCTGTGTGGGCTGCCAAACCGAGGCGGGCACCAAAAAACTGAAAGGCTAAAAAGAGCTGAAAGCAAAACCAATAAATCAAAGGAAAAATGATGCTAACCCATTCATTACACAGCAAACACTCAACGGACCTTTTTCACTTCCAAGGCCCCTCCCCGGCGACTACATTCAAAATGTCGAACTGGAAATCTATTAAATCACTCGAGATATCCACTGCCTCTGCGACTGGAGTATTTCGAACCTTAATTAGCTCATAGCTGTgcaacgtggcgtatgatTAACACGCGACTAATGAACGTCATTGCTGCACCGCGAAAAAGCTTACGATTTTCACGATATTTCTATTTTAAAGAGGATCCTTTTTTTCTCCATAATTTATTTGTAATGTTATCCTTAAAAAACCCAAGGGTAGccataataataaacaaagaTATTCCAAGGTGCAAAGTTAGTATCCTTTTTTCGGTGCATCCTGTCTTCATCCTGTCCTGGCTGGCACTGCCGTTGACATCGCTCAGCTGTGAATGATTGAATTAAAACCCATTCGGCGGACCTGGCACAATCAATGGAATTATTACCCGGccggccacgcccacttcAGTTCAATGCACAAGCCTTCTGCCATTCTGGAGTGGCGAGTGCCGAGTGGCGAATGGGGAATGGCGGAAACTATTTCCGTGATTTCTAATTTTCGAACCGAGTCCCCTCGACGCCAGTTGACTGGAAAATCTTTCGATTAACTGCATTCGGAGGGGCCCTGCAACATTAATGAGGCACGCCCCCAGCCCATTAGCAGCTTCATTGTCGCCCGCCCACATCCCAAATCCCACACCCTAGTACCACACGCCCCcacacaaatacaaatacacacATAGCCACGTATGGAGGAGTCCAGGATTCGAACTTAATTGATATGCATGTGTGTGCGTAGATGGGGGGGATGGTGTCCTGCAAATGCAATTTCCTTGTTGGCAGTGCTGCTGTTGTTCTGCCGCTGCGCTCTCTAATGAGTTCGAAATAATTCCATGTTATGCCCCAGCTATCTATCCATCTTTATGCACCCCATTAAAGCCCCCGAAATCATTTGATATGCGACCCAATATATATTGTTTAGCTacgaaaaaagataaaaaccCAAAGGATCCAGGGAACAGCAAACGGAAAGGATGGCAAGAGCGAAGCAGAGCTTACGTATTGCAATttgtgcaaaatgcaaatttccTCACTGATGACAGCCGCAATTTTGTGCCCTATTGTTGTTAGTGGCACTcgggtttttgttgtttttttgctcgacattgttgttgtttgcaaACGTCCATTGTTAGGGACATGAGTGTGAGCATGATGGTGTGTGTTTGGGTCGAAAGTGTCCACACATCAGGGCAGAAGATTAGGGACTACAGATCAAATAGTAGCTAAATCCTTGCTAGATTACTCTATATTTGTATATAGCCTGCTGCCAAGAAGAATAGAAACTAATTAATGGTTCTAATCTTTTGGCGATGGGTGTCCCGCATGCCGACAGGACAGCATGACAGCCGTCAGGCACATACCAATAAACACAGCAGGCCGAAGACCAAGCCAAAAGCCAGAGCCGATCTGAATTCCTGACTGGCAAATGTCTGGCCGCCGGACAACACAACAATGGCTGACCAGCGTCAGCATTAGGGTTACTATCCCCCATCCTCGGGCCCCTACCGAGAAGACATGGTCTTGTTTCTCTTTGATTAACAATGATGGGCattatttttgcaaataaattcaaCTGAGGCTAAAGGACCCTCGCCGAGGAGTTCAAGGCAAAGGAATGCTTTGTTTGTCCTTTCTGCGCCCAATCGTTGACATTTTTCCATGCTCAAGTTGCACTTTATTGATTTATGGCAGTCAGCGTCAATCATTGTTGTTCGGCCAGGCTCGTGAATGCACAACGAAAAATGTGTGGCTCTTTAAGAGTACGAAACAAGGATAATGGAATATCTTGAACTTCAAAGAACGGGGCTATAAAAGCTGTACTCGAGTTTACTTTAATTCATGTCCAGTTGACAACTTGACAAGTTActaacttttattttctccGGGTGTGGTCATAATTGCACATTTGCTAAGAGCAACAAGGACCgccgcacacacacaaactGACACATACTCAGAGGGAGGCGGAAGCTTTTAAGCAAACAGGATGTGCCGTACATGTGTGTTTGTGGAACAGCTTGCGAGCACAAGGGACAAGAGGGAACAATACTTACAAGTCCGAGAACTTGAAGCGAAAACAATGCATTTGTTATGCAAAGCCTTTGATGTTGTCCTTGAGCAAAAGTGCTGAATGGAGGAAGGAGCTGCCGATGTGAATCCTGCCAGCAAGTTGTCAATGACAAAATGATTTTGCAGCAAAGCTGGCAAAAGTGTTTTGCCTTTTTATCGGAAAATGCTCTTAAACTTTCGTTTCGGGCCTCGCCTGCCAAATGGGTCAACAGCGAAAACAACGTGGCTGCCCACACAAACTTTTGTCGGCTTCTACGAGAAGGATGAAAGAGCAGGAAGCCGATCTAGACAGAGGtcccaacaaaataattaagGTTCTTCAAACTTAttgtcgattttttttctagcAGCGGGGGAGCTaaagtttgttttaaaaatattctagaGATAATAATTAGGGCAGCGCCGCAAAGAGAAAAAGTCCAGAAAGAACAAAAGCCAGGAAGTGGCCAAAAGTAAACAGCACAAAAAAGGGACgcttaataaatataaaaggcCAGCCAGCCAGGATGGCGAAGAAAATTAGAGGACGGAGGCGGCGAGGAGTTGGAGTCCTTAATACCCTGCAACATGCCGGCTAAATTTCAACATAAACGAACGCTGGGCGCACTTAGCAGGCAATTGCGAGATAATTTAATTATGCGCACTCCTGGCAGAAACGGCAGTGCCAGGATAACCGGATAATGATAACGAAATAAGTAAACCAAAAGGGCTTACACCACAGGCCACAGGCACGCGGCCATAAAGAGCCAAACAGCCACAGAGCCAGATAAAATGTGTGCGGTGAATGGAATGAAAAATGGCCAACGAGCCAAGGACAACAGCCAGAGGAATCACAAGGTGTGTGTAACGCTTCGATAACAATAATATCGGCCGGCGGGGGTGTGGCTTAAACAAATTGCACCCGACTTAGTTGCCAACCGGAAGCGGGCAGAACTTGTCGCCGGATGCGATGTTCTATATGTTTGCCACTGGGCCCCACTGGACAGGTAGCAGCTGCAGCCCTGTGACAGAAACCGTTGCTATGGCATTAAGCATAATTAGCGcgaaaataatttattcaagAATTGGAAAGGTCAATTGCGACCCTAATTGCCATTGTCTCGTTTTGtgcattttcaattttgaaaTTCGCCATTCGGTTTCATGTTGCATTTGCATTGCAGATTATGCAAAGTTTTTCCAGGGTGTCACTCGTGTCATCTAGTTCCCCGGATGATGAGTTGCGGTGGAGCTAATTAAGCGCCGTTCAACTCTTTTTCTCACATACCAATTAGCCGGGATAAGCGTTTGTTAATGGTCAAAAGTTCAACTGTCCAGACCACTTCAAACTTAAAGGCTAATTACTCCAAACATGGAACAAAGCATGATAGATTGTTAATGCTTTTTGTTATAGTTTTTAAACTCTATCCTTATTATGgaattttgtaaattattttccCTGCCCCCATTCAAGTGTGCTCTTTAAGATCGCCGGCTGCTCCCCTTTTTGTATTGAAAAGGGGTCACGCCCAAACCATATTACCAAAAATGTTCCGTTTTCGGCACTTCGTTAGAAACTTTGCTTCCCGCTGGGACGCATCGAGGATGTAGTTCTTGCCGCGCTTCCCGCCGTCGCACCACCTTGCAACCAGCCAATGGGCAATTTGGCTTTAACATTACGGTTAAGCATGCATGTCAAGCACATTGCCACACTGAAAAGTTTGTTGCCCGAGTTGCTCCAGCGGCAGTGGTTGTAGTTGCCATTGCAAATTGCATTTGCAGCAGATGCAGCTGCAACTTGCAATGCCCCATGTTGCATGTCTGCGACTCCGGGTGGGTGTGTGTCGGTtcttgtgtttgtgtttgtatttgtgtttgtgtcACCCCCAGGCCAAACGCCTTCGTGCCCCCGTTTCAGTTCCTTGTGCAATAATTAAGTGAGTGCCAAGTAGAGTGAAGCGTGAAGCATCGCCGCCGTTCCCATTTTCCTACTTACCGCCCACGCCCACGCCTACGTCGCCCTACTGCAAATTCATGCGTTAACAAAACAAGCGGGAAGGTTACATTACCCGAACCGGCTAGACTGCGAAATACCCAATAAATTggacataaacataaacattgcCTACTTTTTTGGGTAGGGTTTGTATTTTGATTCGGAACCGGCCAATAGTGTAGCTTCAACGGTGTAGCTTATCCCACTACATACATTACAGGGTAAGAATTGCTCGAGTTTCATCACCAGCTTGCAATGAAAGAGAACCCAAAGAAGGCGGTATATGTTCTTGGGGAATTCGCCTTATTTTGGCTATGCTCGCGGGCACCGAACGCGGCTGAGTAAACGTTGCACGCATGAGAAATCAAAAGCAGCAGCACCCCCAGCACCTACAGCATCGGACTACGCCCATGCAACCCTCAAGTGGCAGCTCCTTATGCTCCTTATTATTCTTATTCTCCCTTCTCGGCGGGGACTCCTGGGTGCCCGTTTCTGTTGCTCCTTCTAGGGTCCTGCAAGTGCTCCAAACTGTAGCCACATGCACATGAAGGGTCGAGCCGGAGGACTGGGCCAGAGTTgaaggaattttaaattacaaaaacgaATTGAAAGTAACCGGAGTCTGGACgaaaaggaaaatggaaaattaaacGCTTAATCGAATCTGGGGGCACTTAATAAGATAACCagcaggaaaaatggaaatcctcAGCCATGATGTAATTGAAGGATGGTGAAAAATATACCATTTACACAGGAATCGAAGATAATAACTTAAATAAATTCCCAGCGGTTGATTTGAGTTTTCTAGACAGTTTAGAAAGTCCCCTTTAGTTTTTCTTAAATGCTTTCCAGTCGCTTCGCAACAACTTTCTCCTGCCAAAGTCACATGCCTGAAGTTGGGCCATAACAAGGACACGTAAGCTGCCGCAACACGCATTCACTTATTTTGCCATCAAATGCTGGCACTTGAAATCAAATTTAAACACACCCCACGACCCCGCCAACCAAGCCACACATCCACATTTATTTATCCCCTGTGGTAGTGGAAAATGTGCGTAgtttttgtactttttctaaGTATATTTTTGCACCATcctggtgctttcttttgaGGCGAGCGACACGTACTTCCGCTCATAAGCCAAAGGCAAACTAGGCGAGAAGCAAAATGCTGGCGAACTAAAAAAGCGAAAGAGctacacaaaaaaatacccaCTTGTTTTTCCAgatagaaaaaatattatgcattttttattaacttttttatttttaaataaacataaataaatttcccCAAAGTTTTGCAAgcttgaaaatcttaaaaaggCAGCCGTGCTTTTgcagcattttatttaatgaaaattgtGGAACGACTTGTCTTAGATGCATGTGCTTAGAATAGGAACTCGGCCTTATGACTTAGGCACATCCAATGTTATGGCAGTTTATGGAAaagttattttaatattaaaatagtaGGCTATTCTTATATGTGGATTTATGTGGTTGCGGATAGGATTGCAAAACTTTCTCTGAGTGCACCCACTCATACTTTCTAACATTGTAACGagataatatttttccaacatATTCGTGTGAGCCCAGGACAAGGCTAAATGATATTACCTGGAGTAACATCAGCCTGAATGACAGACAGGTACTGCAGCGGGGGGCGTGTCTGGTTCCTAGCAGCCGAAGGGCGGGGCTGGAGAGGTGCATGCACATCTAACGGAAACCGGATGTGCTTGGCTTGGCAGTTGTGAAGTGATGTTTAGGCCAGGATGGTTGGAGGGGAGGGCGACTGCCAGCCGATGTGCGAACTCGCCCATAGGCATCATCGAGTGCCACGTTTTATGTCTTGCCAATGGCAGCCCGGAGCTCGGTAGACCCAGTGAATCCAGTCGTGTCACACACTGATGTGCGCGGTAGATTCGATCTGGCCACCAGTGCTGCTCATTTTTGCGACTATTTTAAACTATgtagatttatttaaaatttaatttgtagAGCTAGCACTATTGCTTCGAACAAGTCTTCAAATCCCCCGACAGCGAATACTATGAATGCTTTTCTTCTATGAATAGGATATCCATTGCTTTCCCTTCAATGGCTGACATGGCAGCACTATTGCGACTGTTTGATTGTGACTATAGCGGTTATGGCCCCACAGGCGCCGCTCACACTTGTTCCTCCTCACGCACTCCCCTCGCACCCACCAGATGTGACAGCATAAATCGCTGCCACTGCCAGCGGGGGAGCAGCTGGAAGAGAAGTCGAGTCGGGAAGTTGCTTGCGAGTAGGGGTAGGGAGTCGGGCTTCAGGAGAAGGAGGCCGAGACGGAGACGGAGGCTGAGAACAATAAAGCCATATTGGCAATTTAATGTGCTGCAAAACATTTGAACATTCGATTGGGGTGCCGAGGACAACAACGACATCTCGCATACGCAGCGTGTGCCGAGGAATGCATTTTAAGCGGCTAAGCACGTAAACAGAAACATTGGCAGTGCACTTGTGCAGCTGGAAGCCAAGTTTACCGTTTACTTATCTTTGGCAATGCCCAACACGTATCCACATTAACTCGCCCACTAAGCCACCCCGCTCTGGCATACTGGGAACAGCTTCATTTTCAGCTGCTGCCTGCCAGAAAATTTAAGGAATTTTTTCTTGCCACTGCCAGGCAGCTAGGCAGCCAGGCTGCCATGTTAGCCATGACCCCCTCATTTCGGGCCAACCAAGAGCCCTTCCGTTTTGGCATACGCAACATTCTCGGGGAGGGCCGCTACTACCGCCTTTGTCATTTGCATATTTGGCGCTGCAATTTTCGTACCGAACTTGTAAATTTCGCCTTTATATATGCAAGGTGCAAATCTGTTTAGCGTCCCCCGTGTGCGGCAGAGCATCAAAATGCATTTATGCAAAGGCCAGTGGAAGTTGCACCAAAATGAAGTCAGCGTGGCCGGAACCCAGCGACTGATGACTAAGTTGAAAGTGTTGTCTGATTACCACATTTATCAACGGAGCTTAACGCAGTGTCTTTAGGAAGTTGTGAAATGGCTAACCATTTTTCATAAGTTATATCCTTTTGAATTATTCAGCTTAGGAGGCAAAATTATCCCTGCTAACGCTTCCATGAAGTGTCTCCAAACTATGCCATTTGGTATTCAAAAGTTCTCCTCAATATTATCTttacattttgaaaaataaatatgctcGTAAATGGTAAATCACCATAACTAGCTAATCAGCCAGGCTCTTTACAACACCAACCTAACAAAGTTCTTGCCGATAAATGCAAATGGTTTTTCGGTTTTGGCCACAAACTCAAACTCACATATAACTTTTTACGACGGGAAAACAAAGTCTGCCGAGAGGCCGTAAAATATCAGATACCATTTTGTCTATCCCCCGAATCGGATGCTGAGAACAACAGCGACGAGTGCAGCCTCAAAAGTGTGAAATcacattttcaaataaaacttAAAGTCATTACTTGCTGATTAGTTTATGATTGAGACTTTAGTATATTCTTTACAAAGCTAATAATGCTTTTTATTATTCCTATTACAATGTCTGGTATATTAACattaatttatatttgaatACTCCTAGCTAATAGTTGGCAAGTTGACACATACACGTATATGAAGAAGAAGGAGAGACCCACAACCTCGGACCCCAATcgcattacgtatacgccacgttgAGCGCATTTTGGCAGACTAGCAATTGACTTTAATTACTTTGCCTCAAAAAGTCATGCAGACTCCAGGGGCGGTATGTGTGGCTGAGTGGGGGTGTGTGTTTAGGTCATGATGTCATCAGCTGTGCAAAGGAAGCTTTAGTGGCAGAGGACGACAGACAGGGTGGCCATGAAAGGAAGCAGCAACATCAAGAACTTTCATTAGTTTTTGGGTTCCCCGGCTGGCTTGGCGGAAGCCACTAAAAGCCTTTACATGGCATTCAAGTGCACACCGCCCCTGTCCCGTAGAGCTCCCCCACCCGAACGtgtataaaagaaaaacagtttgggaaatttaattttcagaacacttgatttttaaaatggcAACGTGCCGGCAAATGGGAAGCAATGAAATTTGCTGTTAATTTGTACAAAAATGTctctattaaattttaaattggttttttggtaaattttatGAGCCGCCTCGATGTGTGGACACCAAAGGTTGTGGGAGTgcatgtaaaaaaataaaagcacgCTGAGCAAACGGCATGTCCTTTTTGCGGATGTTGTCAATGCATTGAATGGAAAGGAAGCTCCTGAAACGGGCTTGGGTGTGTGCAATTCTGGCTAGGAGAAAAAACAGATGCACCGTGAATAATTTGGCTTCCAGGAGACATTTGTTTAATATAAGGAAATATTTATTAGGAAAGTCACTGAAATCTTCACAAAAATGtttctacaaaaatatataaaaattctcTAAAAGGCTGAAATTCCGAATGGAAATATTTTACGTGCATTAAGTTCTACCAACAGCTGCTGCAGGATGCGTATGCAATCtggcaataaatattttatattacaatATGTTGCTCCGTGGGGAACTCGTGGCAAAGCAGAGCATATTGATTGTGTTCCATGACGGAAAATGTAAACTGAAATTTTATAGGTATTTAAATCCCGAAAAGCGGTCGACTCTGTTCTTAACGATCATAGCTGCACTTTGGTTTTAGTTTAAGTAAGACCATTCATTCCTCCGGGCACCGTAACTCTCACTCGTTTATTGTATGTTTTTCTTAACTGCTGGCCCTCTCTCGGTTTCCCCAACGGAAATCGGTTGAAGCTGCTGTCCTGTCGGCACCGGAAGTTgtgtctgttttttattttatttctttatgaCGCTGCATTTTGTGGCATGTAGGGTTGCTCTTGCTAGCTTTATTGCCGCCGACTCCTTGGTCAGAGCaattacatatatgtacaataTATAGCACTTTCGGCGGTTATTTGGGGACCCGGGCTGACCGTGTTGCTTGTCGTAAATGAGTCTGGATATTTTAACGGGGCTAATGTCTTGTGGAGCAGCCTATTTGGGGGTGCCTAGTATGGGATAATAAACTATATGGGgtaattaacattttattaCATCA contains the following coding sequences:
- the Grl62c gene encoding uncharacterized protein Grl62c, with amino-acid sequence MHLSLPKVLCICYIVSIFRIQKRVCNFLSLYHVRFDGVAKRFHQGQQFILYCIYAYNLFCLFPYWLNNESFRINRYSLFIYLGPLIYYVQHKNAMLTTLNKMTGVHLELQSLLGQLFCVEVKRAVVCSLVVVFEIFSLTCWKLANYDFIQLIVTIGYPLFWLLQPLLQINSYIWLLAVYKAMHPVLTASELTRRERWKILKSLLKIHRKLGFIQRDVASYFIMYLMSVMVILWEFYARILIFQTGFSEELNRLILVNLKLWQIKYLALILFLVATLLFVMADFKSQRDKFVKGMWHSGLLNQRICDFRERKVYRRRCRQTLDVVDLLLRTGNGPKDLLCPNLSLMELRINEDTLFVLESPAFILYLVLLSFMACLIPFVAILNGFQLSLEYSPQMEYFCNYASNYTFSNYTPPLSVMLSWALGE